The DNA region CCTATCGGATCGCCGACAACAAGCTGACCGAATTGGGCGGGTGGGACGAGGCGCTGCTGCTCGAGGAACTGCGTGGGCTGCTGGCCGAGGATTTCGACCTCGGGTTGATCGGGATCGCCGAGGACGAGTTGGACGCACTGTTGCACGATGCCGACAACGACCGCGCGCCCATCGATGATGACGCGACCGACACCCTCCCGGAGGTCCCGTCCGAGCCGATCACCCAGGCAGGCGACATTTGGACGCTGGGCGATCACCGCCTGATTTGCGGTGATGCAACCGACCCGTCCGTGGTGTCGCGGCTGATGGACGGCGCGCAGGCCTCGCTCCTCTTCACCTCGCCACCCTATGCCCAACAGCGCGAGTATGGCGCGGCGAAGGAAAAACTCGGCGATTGGGATGCTCTGATGCAGGGCGTCTTCGCCGCGGCGCCCGTCACCGCCGATGCCCAGCTGCTGGTCAATCTCGGCCTCGTGCATCGTGACGGCGAATGGATCCCTTATTGGGAGGGCTGGGTCAACTGGATGCGCGCGCAGGGCTGGCGGCGGTTCGGCTGGTATGTCTGGGATCAGGGCCCGGGCTTGCCGGGCGACTGGAACGGCCGCCTCGCGCCCTCGCACGAGTTCATCTTCCATTTCAACCGCGCGCCGCGCAAACCGCACAAGACCGTCCCGTCGAAGCATGCAGGCGAGACCTTGGGCGGCGGCGGGCTGCGCGGCGCCGACGGCACAGTCCACGCCAAGCGAGGGGCCGGCAACGCGATCCAGAGCCACCGCATCCCCGATTCTGTGCTCCGCATCATGCGCCACAAGGGCGGGCTGGGGGCAGCGGGATCGCACCCGGCGGTGTTCCCGGTGGCGCTGGTCGAGGCGGTGCTCGGGGCCTTCAGCGATCCGGGCGATCTGATTTTCGAGCCGTTCTGCGGCTCCGGCACGCAGCTGGTCGCGGCCGAACGCACCGGCCGACGCTGCTTCGCCATGGAACTGGACCCGGCCTATTGCGACGTCGCCGTGCGGCGCTGGGAGATGGCGACCGGGAAGAAAGCAGTGTTAGAAGGGAAATGAACGACCGCCTCAAGACGGAACGGTAGGGAACGAATGATTACCGCTGAAGCTGCCAAGAATCTCGGCATGGAGGAAGACGACGTCCGGAAGGTCGTCGATGAGGTGATGCTTTTGCTTCACAAGGGCATCGTTGAAAGCCGGGCCGAGGGTCAACAAGACTACATTGGCGGTACGCTGTACTATGAAATCGGTCCTCAAGCCTTTTATCACCTGCTCGGATTCCTTGACGAATTCTCGGGGAGCTACGACTGGGAAAGAGGCATTGCGACCGAGTACCTGCTCCGTTTGGGGCGTCGTTCAGATTGGACCCCGTATTTTCACCAAGTTCAGGGGTGGAATTATGGTTCGCCGAACGAAAAAGAATGATGTGCTTGGCGGAGCGATGCTTCAAGCGCAGGAATGAGGCACGCACCGCTGCCCAGACGATTGCGCGATGGGCAAGGCTGTGGGCTGCGGTTCGTGCAGAAGCTGGCGTCTGTTGATCAGACGCCAGCGGCGAGGGAGTACACCGTTCCCCTGCCCTCGACCTTCTCCGAGGCGATGGGCAGGCCCAGCTTCTTCTTCAGCGACCCGGAGATCATTCCACGCACGCTGTGTGCCTGCCACGAAGTCGCCTCGACCATCTCGGCGACGGTGGCGCCGTCGGGGCGCTGAAGCATGGCGATGATCTGCGCCTGCTTCGTGCCCACACGGATAGCGACGGGTTTCATGGTGTCGGCGGCGTCGAGCGTCGGCGCTGGTTTCGGTGTCGGCTTTGTATTCTGCGCGCCAGCAACGGCGCTGGCCACCGCTGGCTCGATCCCGATGGCCAGCAGGCCCGCCTCGGTGACCACCAGCGTGGTGCCATGACCATCGCCGGTCTCGCGCCAGAGCGGCTCGCCCCGGTGCAGGTTGGCATCGACCTCCTGCAGCCAGCCGTGGCCGATCATCCTCGTGACGGCCATCTTCGCCGCCGCCCCGGCCAGCCCCTTGGGCAGCGGCAGGGCGATGTTGTCAGGGCGCTGGGCCCCGGCGCTGAGGATGATGGTCTGGGTTTCGGTGAGTTTCGTCATGGCGGGTTCCTGTTACTGGTCGTGGCTGGCAAGGAAGGCCGCGATGCGCGACAGCAGGTCGTTGTGGCCATCCGCATCGGCCCCAAGGATCATGTCGCCATCGTCGTCGGTTTCCAGATCGGCGATCTCACGCAGCAGGGCGATGGCATCATCGCAGGCGGCGAGGCGCTCGGCCTCCCATGCGGCGGTGATGGCGTCCTGTTCGATCTGGTGGCGCTGGGCGGGGTCAAGCGGCATGTTCGCCCTCCTTGAAGGCAGAGTCGGTGATCCGGCGCAGCAGGCTGGCGTAATGCTCCAGCGTGCCGACATCGCCCGAGTTCACCTCCTCGGGGCTCAAGTTGAAATGGTCGGCGCTGAGCGCCTGCAGACGCGCCAGCATGGCGTCGATCTCGGCTTTCCGTCCGACGAAGGCGGCAAGGGCCTTTGTGTTATCGGTGGCGCGGCGGTTGCTCATCGGCCTGCCTCAGATCAGCTGCAGATCGGCCAGCACGGCGCTGGCGGCGGCCAGCTGTGCGGTCGGCAGTTCGATCTTGAGATGCGAGATCACGTCCGAGGCGTCGGCCTTGATGCCGTGCCCGCGCAGTTCCGCCTCGATCGCCTCGGCGATGGCGTTCTTGCGGCCGGGATCGAAGCGCGCCGGCAGGGCGGCGTAATCGAGGCGGATGGTGGTGATGGCCATGGTCATGAAGAGGCTCCGGGGGTTGAAGTGCATCGTTTCCGTACCATTGGAATCGCTCTTGCGCGGAGTGTAATCAACCAAAATCATGCATTATTTCCGTTTATTTGCAATCAGTTGAGACTTTCGGAGCCGCCATGAAAGGTATGAGCGAGCGGGAGTATTCCGCCCATTCCGGTCTGTCGCGCGGGGCGATCCAGAAGGCGCGCAGAGCCAGTCGGCTGGTGGTGTACGACGATGGCTCGATCAACGCGGCGGCGTCCGATGTGCGGCGGGCGGAGATGACCGATCCGGACCAGCAGCGGCGCAGCACCGGTGGCGATACCGCGTTTTCCGGCCCGGCCGACAGTTCGTCCTATCTGAAGGCCCGCACCGCGCTGACGGTCTACCAGGCGCAGGAAAAGCAGCTGGGGATCCAGAAGAAGAAGGGCACGCTGGTGGATCGCGCCCGCGCCGAAACGCTGGTGTTCCGCCTCGCGCGGCAGGAACGCGATGTCTGGGTGACCTGGCCTGCCCGGGTGGCGGCGCTGATGGCGGCCGAAGTGGCTGCGGAGGTGGAAAAGCAAACGGCCAAGCCGGTGATCATCGAGGCCGCGATCCTGCAGAGGGTGCTGGAAACCCATGTCAGAGCGCAACTCGACGCCCTCGCCGATCTCAGGGTCTCCCTCGGATAGCGATGACCTGACCGACGGCCTCGACCTCGGGTTTGACGGTGCCGAGGATCTGCTGCGGGTCTGGCGCAGCGGCATGCGCCCCGATCCGGACCTGACGGTGTCGGAATGGGCGGATCAGCATCGCTGGCTGTCGTCACGCGCCTCGGCCGAGCCGGGGCGGTATCGGACGGCGCGCACCCCCTATCTGCGCGGGATCATGGATGCGCTGTCGCCCCGCCATCCGGCGCAGCGGATCAGCTTCATGAAGGCGGCGCAGGTCGGGGCCACCGAGGCCGGCAACAACTGGATCGGCTTCGTCATCCACCATGCACCCGGCCCGATGCTGGCGGTGCTGCCGACGGTCGAGATGGCCAAGCGCACATCGCGCGGCCGTCTTGACCCGCTGATCGCGGAAAGCCCGGCTTTGCGCGCGCTCGTCAATCCGGCCCGCTCGCGCGACGCCGGCAACTCGATGCTGTCGAAGGAGTTTCAGGGCGGCATCCTGGTGCTGACCGGCGCCAACAGCGCCACCGGGTTGCGCTCGATGCCGGCGCGTTACGTCTTCATGGACGAGGTCGACGCCTATCCGGCCTCGGCTGACGAGGAGGGCGATCCGGTCACCCTGGCCGAGGCGCGGACCACCACCTTCGCGCATCGGCGCAAGGTGTTCATGGTCTCGACGCCCACGATCCGGGGGTTGTCGCGCATCGAACGCGAGTTCGAGGCATCTGACCAGCGCCGCTATTTCGTGCCCTGTCCGCATTGTGGGGCGATGCAATGGCTGCAGTTCGACCGGCTGCGCTGGGCGAAGGGAAAACCGGAAACCGCCGCCTATCATTGCGAGGGATGCGAACGCCCCATCGCCGAGCACCACAAGACGCAGATGCTGGAACGGGGCGAATGGCGGGCGACGGCAGTTGCGACCGATCCTAAGGCCATCGGCTTCCACCTCTCGGCGCTCTATTCGCCGCTCGGCTGGAAAAGTTGGGCGGACATCGCACGGGACTGGCTGGCGGCGCAGGGCTCCGAGGAGATGCTGCGCGCGGCGCGCAACACGCTTCTGGGCGAGACATGGGTGGAGTCGGGCGATGCGCCGGAATGGCAGCGGCTGGCGGATCGGCGGGAGGTGTGGAAGCCGGGCACGGTGCCCATGGCGGGGCTGTTCCTGACCGCAGGTGCGGACGTGCAGAAGGACCGGATCGAGGTCGATGTCTGGGCCTGGGGCCGGGGGCTGGAAAGCTGGCTCGTCGATCACATCGTCATTCCGGGCGGGCCGGATGATCCCACCTGCTGGGATCAGCTGACCGCGCTGTTGGGCCGCTCGTGGCAGCATGCCAATGGCGCTTTCATGACGGTGGCAAAACTCGGGATCGACACCGGCTACGAGGCGCCGACGGTCTATGCCTGGTCGCGCAGGGCCGGTTTCGAACAGGTCGCGCCGCTGAAGGGGCTGGAAGGCTTCAACCGCGCCACGCCGGTCTCGGGCCCGACCTTCGTCGACGCCACCATCGGCGGCAAACGTCTGCGCCGGGGCGCGCGGCTGTGGTCGGTAGCCACCGCCAGCTTCAAGGCCGAGACCTATCGCTACCTGCGGCTGGAACGGCCGAGCGATGAAGACCGGGCGCTGGGGGCGCTCGACGCCCCCGGCACGATCCACCTGCCCGACTGGATCGACAGCGAATGGCTGAAGCAACTGGTGGCCGAACAGCTGGTCACCATCCGCAACAAGCGCGGCTATTCCCATCAGGAATGGCAGAAGATGCGGGAACGCAACGAGGCGCTGGACTGCCGGGTCTATGCAAGGGCCGCCGCGTGGATCCTCGGCGCGGATCGCTGGGACGAGGCCACCTGGCGGCGGCTCGAAGCGCAGGCCGGGGTCGAAACCCGCATGCCTGCTGCCGTGCCATCTGATGCCACCACGCCGGAACCGGCCCAGCCAAAGGCCGGCACCCTGACCACGCCGCGCCGGAAACGGCGGGCTTACACCCCGAACTTCATGAGGGACTGATGGAACTGGACCGGATGCAGGCGCTGCTGACGGCGCTGCAGGAGGCGCGCTTCGCCGGGCTGCGCAGCGTGAGTTACGACGGCAAGACCGTGAGTTATGGCTCGGACGCCGAACTGGCGGCGGCGATCCGCGATCTGGAGGCGCGCATCGCAGCTGTCAGCGGCGCCCCTGCCCGGCGCCGTCGCTGGGGCACGGTCGCGACGAAGGGGCTGTAAGCCATGGTCTTCGACGCCTTCCGCCAGCGTCTTGGCGGCATCATCGGCGGGTTTGACGCCGCACAGTCGCAACGCCGCATGCGCGGCTTTCGCGCCAGCCGCGCCCATGTCAACACGCTGATCGCCGCCTCGGGCGAGACCATCACCGCCCGCGCCCGCTGGCTGGTCAGAAACAACGGCTATGCCGCGAATGCCGTCGATGCCTTCGCCAACCACGTCGTCGGCGACGGGATCAAGCCCTCGTCGAAGATCGCGGACGCAGGACAGAAGGAAGAACTTCAGAAGCTGTGGCTGGCCTGGACCGACGAGGCCGATGCCGAGGGGTTGACCGATTTCTACGGCATCCAGCGCCGGGCGGCGCGCGAGGTGTTTCTGGCCGGGGAGGTCTTCCTGCGCATCCGCACCCGCCGCCCCGAGGACGGCCTCACCGTACCGATGCAGCTGCAGATGCTGCCCTCGGAAATGCTGCCGATGCATATGAACCGCAGCCTGCCCGGCGCCGGTTCGATCCGGGCGGGCATCGAATTCGATGGCATCGGGCGGCGGGTGGCCTATCACTTCCTGCGCCGACACCCGGGCGACATGACCGATCCGGGACTGGCCGGGGAAACCGTCCGGGTTCCGGCCTCCGAGGTGATCCACATCCTCGATCCGGTCGAGGCGGGGCAGCTGCGCGGGGTGTCGCGCTTTGCCGCCGCCGTGGTGAAGCTCTTCACGCTGGACCTTTACGACGATGCGGAATTGGAGCGGAAGAAGACCGCGGCGATGTTTGCGATGTTCATCACCTCGCCCGCCCCGGAAACCGCCCTCGATCCGGCCGACGAGGACTTGGAGGTCGAACCCGGCCAGGTGGTGCGGCTCGACCCGGGCGAGGATGTCACCACGCCCGCCACCCCGGACTCGGGCAGCACTTATGAACCCTTCCAGTATCGCACGCTGTTGCAGATCGGCGCGGCGCTGGGTGTGCCCTATGGCTATCTCACCGGCGACACCGCCAAGGGGAACTTCTCGAACACCCGCATTGCGCTGATCGACTTCCGCCGCCGCATCTCGGCTTTCCAGCATTCGGTCATGGTCTATCAGCTCTGCCGGGCGGTCTGGACGCGCTGGCTGGACATGGCCGTGCTGGCAGGCGCCATCGAACTGCCAAGCTATGCCGCGGAGCGGCGGCAATACCTCGCCTGCGACTGGTTGCCCACCAAGTGGGACTGGATCGACCCGGCCAAGGACGCCTCGGCTGAGATCCTGCAGATCGAGGCGGGCCTGAAGTCCCGGACTCAGGCCATCGCCGAGCGCGGCTTTGACGCCGAACAGGTCGACCGGGAAATCGCCGCCGAGCGCCAGCGCGAAGCAGAAATGGGGCTGGACTTCCGGCGGCCGGGGTCGCCCGCGCAGGCAGCGGGGAGCGACGACACCGAGGACCAGCAGGCCGACGCGCAGGACAATGACACTCAGGACGATGAGGGCGAGGACCGGAAACCCCCGCGTCCGGAGGAGGGATGATGCATCACATGCAAATCGCCCAGCGGGTGTTCAACACACCCCTGATGGTCGATCCCGCCAAGGCGCTGGCCTTCATCACCGGCCTTGGTCCCCGGATCACCGGACAGGACATCACTTTCCAAGGGCTAGAAGTGGAAGCAGCGGATCCGAATGCGGCTGCCCTGCCCGCTCGATCCTCGCTGTTCGGTGACGACCTCGCCCGCCGCCAGGCGCAGTGCGGCGGCCAGCCCTTCGCCGTCGTCAACGGCATCGCGGTGATCGAGATCGCCGGCACGCTGGTCCACCGCGGCACCTGGATCGGGCAGTCCTCGGGGCTCACCTCCTATGAGGGCATCGCCGCGCAGCTGCAGGCAGCGCTTTCCGATCCGGCCATCCGCGGCATTGCGCTGGACATCGACAGTTTCGGCGGCGAGGTGGCCGGCGCCTTCGATCTGGCCGACCGCATCCGCGCGGCGCGTCAGGTCAAACCCGTGCAGGCCTTCGTCGCCGATCATGCCTTGTCTGCCGGTTATGCGCTGGCCTCGCAGGCCGATCGCATCATCCTGCCCCGCACCGGCACGGTGGGCAGCATCGGCGTGGTGGCCATGCACAGTGACATGAGCGGGGCACTGGACAGACAGGGCATTGCCGTCACCCTGATCCATGCCGGCGCCCGCAAGGTGGATGCCAATCCGTACCAGCCGCTGCCGGAGTCTGTGCACGCCCGGATCGCGGGCGAGCTCGAGGATCTGCGCCAGCTCTTCGCCGAAACCGTCGCCGAAGGTCGGGGCCAGCGCCTCGACACCCTGAGCGCGCTTGGCACCGAGGCGGCCGTGTTCCGGGGCGAGGCGGCAGTCTTTGCCGGTCTCGCCGACGAGGTCGCCGATCCGGTCACCGCCTTCCGTGCCTTCGCCGCCGCACCCCGCGGCACATCCACCCCCAGAGGAAAGGGCTTCCTGATGACCACTACTCCCGAAGACCATGCCGCACCAACCGCTGCGCCTGCTGCAGATTCCGCGCCGGCTGCGAACCCAGCGCCGGAACCGGAACCTGCAGTCACCCCGCCGCAGGAGGAAGCGGCACTCTCGCCCGAAGCCATCCGCGCCGAAGCGGCCGAGGTTGCGCAAGTCTGCGCGCAGGCCGCCCGGCTCGGCGTCAGCATCGACGCCGCCGATGCCCTGACGCGCGGCATCAAGCCCGAGGCCCTGCGTGCGAAGGTCCTGGCCGATCTCGCCGCCCGCAGCGATGCCGCCGGCATCATCGCCACCGCCCCGGCCGTAACGGCGAAGGAAAGCCCGATCGTCGCCGCTGCCCGCAAATCCGCCGCCTCGCGCTGATCCCGGCGCATCCCCTCCCCCGACACTCCGGAGCCTGAACCATGCCCGTCCTGACGCAACCGCCCTCGATGGGCGATGTCCTCAAATACGAGCTGAACCCGAACTACAGCCGCGAAGTGGTGACACTGCTCGCGGGCACGGCCTACCCCACCGGCGCGGTGCTGGGGCAGATCACCGCCAGCGGCAAATACACAATCTCACCCGCCACCGGCTCGGACGGGGCCGAGACTGCCGCTGCGGTGCTGCTTTACGCCACCGATGCCGCAGCGGCCGACGCTACCGGCATCGTGGTGGCCCGGGGCCCCGCCATCGTCTCGCGCGCAGGCCTCGTCTTCGACGCCAGCGTCGATGACGCCACCAAGACTGCCGCCAAGATCGCCGAACTGGTCACCGTCGGCATCGTCACCCGTGACGGCGCCTGACGCGTCACATCGACAGTCCTCCCCCATCATCCCCGGAGTCCTCCCATGACCATCACCCGCAATCCTTTTGACGCCGGCGGCTATTCGCTGGCCGAGATGACGCAGGCCATCAATATCCTGCCCGATCTCCATACCCGCCTCGGCCAGCTCGGGCTGTTCCGCTTCGAAGGCGTCAGCCAGCGCTCGGTGATCATCGAGCAATATGAGGGTGTGCTGAGCCTGCTGCCCTCGGTCCCAATGGGTGGTCCCGCCAC from Paracoccus aminovorans includes:
- a CDS encoding site-specific DNA-methyltransferase, yielding MNAPLLPGRIEHWPLARLRPYARNAKSHDANQVAKIAASMAEFGWTVPCLVAADGELIAGHGRVLAAAQLGLAEAPVIMLGHLSEAQRRAYRIADNKLTELGGWDEALLLEELRGLLAEDFDLGLIGIAEDELDALLHDADNDRAPIDDDATDTLPEVPSEPITQAGDIWTLGDHRLICGDATDPSVVSRLMDGAQASLLFTSPPYAQQREYGAAKEKLGDWDALMQGVFAAAPVTADAQLLVNLGLVHRDGEWIPYWEGWVNWMRAQGWRRFGWYVWDQGPGLPGDWNGRLAPSHEFIFHFNRAPRKPHKTVPSKHAGETLGGGGLRGADGTVHAKRGAGNAIQSHRIPDSVLRIMRHKGGLGAAGSHPAVFPVALVEAVLGAFSDPGDLIFEPFCGSGTQLVAAERTGRRCFAMELDPAYCDVAVRRWEMATGKKAVLEGK
- a CDS encoding DUF3489 domain-containing protein gives rise to the protein MTKLTETQTIILSAGAQRPDNIALPLPKGLAGAAAKMAVTRMIGHGWLQEVDANLHRGEPLWRETGDGHGTTLVVTEAGLLAIGIEPAVASAVAGAQNTKPTPKPAPTLDAADTMKPVAIRVGTKQAQIIAMLQRPDGATVAEMVEATSWQAHSVRGMISGSLKKKLGLPIASEKVEGRGTVYSLAAGV
- a CDS encoding phage terminase large subunit family protein codes for the protein MSERNSTPSPISGSPSDSDDLTDGLDLGFDGAEDLLRVWRSGMRPDPDLTVSEWADQHRWLSSRASAEPGRYRTARTPYLRGIMDALSPRHPAQRISFMKAAQVGATEAGNNWIGFVIHHAPGPMLAVLPTVEMAKRTSRGRLDPLIAESPALRALVNPARSRDAGNSMLSKEFQGGILVLTGANSATGLRSMPARYVFMDEVDAYPASADEEGDPVTLAEARTTTFAHRRKVFMVSTPTIRGLSRIEREFEASDQRRYFVPCPHCGAMQWLQFDRLRWAKGKPETAAYHCEGCERPIAEHHKTQMLERGEWRATAVATDPKAIGFHLSALYSPLGWKSWADIARDWLAAQGSEEMLRAARNTLLGETWVESGDAPEWQRLADRREVWKPGTVPMAGLFLTAGADVQKDRIEVDVWAWGRGLESWLVDHIVIPGGPDDPTCWDQLTALLGRSWQHANGAFMTVAKLGIDTGYEAPTVYAWSRRAGFEQVAPLKGLEGFNRATPVSGPTFVDATIGGKRLRRGARLWSVATASFKAETYRYLRLERPSDEDRALGALDAPGTIHLPDWIDSEWLKQLVAEQLVTIRNKRGYSHQEWQKMRERNEALDCRVYARAAAWILGADRWDEATWRRLEAQAGVETRMPAAVPSDATTPEPAQPKAGTLTTPRRKRRAYTPNFMRD
- a CDS encoding phage head-tail joining protein codes for the protein MELDRMQALLTALQEARFAGLRSVSYDGKTVSYGSDAELAAAIRDLEARIAAVSGAPARRRRWGTVATKGL
- a CDS encoding phage portal protein gives rise to the protein MVFDAFRQRLGGIIGGFDAAQSQRRMRGFRASRAHVNTLIAASGETITARARWLVRNNGYAANAVDAFANHVVGDGIKPSSKIADAGQKEELQKLWLAWTDEADAEGLTDFYGIQRRAAREVFLAGEVFLRIRTRRPEDGLTVPMQLQMLPSEMLPMHMNRSLPGAGSIRAGIEFDGIGRRVAYHFLRRHPGDMTDPGLAGETVRVPASEVIHILDPVEAGQLRGVSRFAAAVVKLFTLDLYDDAELERKKTAAMFAMFITSPAPETALDPADEDLEVEPGQVVRLDPGEDVTTPATPDSGSTYEPFQYRTLLQIGAALGVPYGYLTGDTAKGNFSNTRIALIDFRRRISAFQHSVMVYQLCRAVWTRWLDMAVLAGAIELPSYAAERRQYLACDWLPTKWDWIDPAKDASAEILQIEAGLKSRTQAIAERGFDAEQVDREIAAERQREAEMGLDFRRPGSPAQAAGSDDTEDQQADAQDNDTQDDEGEDRKPPRPEEG
- a CDS encoding S49 family peptidase codes for the protein MHHMQIAQRVFNTPLMVDPAKALAFITGLGPRITGQDITFQGLEVEAADPNAAALPARSSLFGDDLARRQAQCGGQPFAVVNGIAVIEIAGTLVHRGTWIGQSSGLTSYEGIAAQLQAALSDPAIRGIALDIDSFGGEVAGAFDLADRIRAARQVKPVQAFVADHALSAGYALASQADRIILPRTGTVGSIGVVAMHSDMSGALDRQGIAVTLIHAGARKVDANPYQPLPESVHARIAGELEDLRQLFAETVAEGRGQRLDTLSALGTEAAVFRGEAAVFAGLADEVADPVTAFRAFAAAPRGTSTPRGKGFLMTTTPEDHAAPTAAPAADSAPAANPAPEPEPAVTPPQEEAALSPEAIRAEAAEVAQVCAQAARLGVSIDAADALTRGIKPEALRAKVLADLAARSDAAGIIATAPAVTAKESPIVAAARKSAASR
- a CDS encoding head decoration protein, whose product is MPVLTQPPSMGDVLKYELNPNYSREVVTLLAGTAYPTGAVLGQITASGKYTISPATGSDGAETAAAVLLYATDAAAADATGIVVARGPAIVSRAGLVFDASVDDATKTAAKIAELVTVGIVTRDGA